The proteins below are encoded in one region of Lactuca sativa cultivar Salinas chromosome 3, Lsat_Salinas_v11, whole genome shotgun sequence:
- the LOC122197182 gene encoding uncharacterized protein LOC122197182 has translation MVNLSKLEFMALDISGKNYLSWIVDAVIHLDAMGLGNTIKDVNPLNEALSQEKAKVMVFLRHHLDEGLKVEHLIVKDLTDLWNNLKERHDHQKTVILPRARFDWLHLRLQDFKSVSEYNSAMFKITSQLKLCGETITNEDMLEKTFSTFHATNMLLQHQYREKGFKKYCEFISCLLVVEQNNELLMKNHQSRPTGSSPFPEVNATSSNYNGRGSNHGRGRGHGRGRGRGGGHHNNRPNNNNNISNHQKWENNKNPHPND, from the coding sequence ATGGTAAACCTTAGCAAACTTGAGTTTATGGCTCTTGACATTAGTGGAAAAAATTATTTATCATGGATCGTTGATGCTGTAATCCACCTTGATGCTATGGGTCTTGGAAACACCATAAAGGATGTAAATCCTTTAAATGAAGCATTAAGCCAAGAAAAGGCTAAGGTGATGGTTTTCCTTCGCCACCATCTCGATGAAGGATTAAAAGTTGAACACCTCATTGTCAAAGATCTAACTGATCTTTGGAATAATCTGAAAGAGAGGCATGATCATCAAAAAACGGTGATACTTCCTAGAGCTCGTTTTGATTGGTTACACCTTCGGCTACAAGATTTTAAATCCGTGAGTGAGTATAATTCAGCCATGTTCAAAATTACTTCCCAACTAAAACTATGTGGTGAGACTATAACTAATGAAGACATGCTAGAGAAAACATTCTCTACTTTTCATGCCACTAACATGCTCCTGCAACATCAATATCGTGAGAAAGGTTTTAAAAAATATTGTGAGTTCATCTCTTGTCTTCTTGTGGTTGAGCAAAATAATGAGCTCTTAATGAAAAATCACCAATCACGTCCGACCGGTTCTAGTCCATTCCCTGAAGTGAATGCGACATCATCTAATTATAACGGTCGTGGGTCTAACCATGGCCGTGGCCGTGGTCATGGTCGAGGTCGTGGACGTGGTGGAGGCCATCATAATAATCGtcccaacaataataataatataagtaacCACCAGAAGTGGGAAAATAACAAAAACCCACATCCTAATGATTAA
- the LOC111891989 gene encoding pectate lyase: MKVVKFNLLLFVAFVSWIFVMAAESTHSNPITKGNRRGLRKKHNGPCEAHNSIDKCWRCDPNWAHNREKLADCVQGFGHNATGGKGGEVYVVNDSSDTDLVNPKVGTLRHAVLQPQPLWIIFRSTMTIRLCQELIFSSNKTIDGRGSHVHIAGGAGFMLQFVKNIIIFDIHMYDITPGEGGIIRSNSTHFGRRGASDGDAITIFGSSDIWVDHCSFAGTFDGLIDVVARSTDITISNCHFVRHDKALLFGASDTNPDENMRVTIAFNHFGKGLTQRLPAVRWGFVQVVNNDYTHWKSYAIGGAKGATIISQGNRYVAEDGAAKEVTYRKKAPKSEWEKWTWRSEGDLMVNGAFFVNSGNPNWAAQYKGYPLMKPEPAERVPELTKFAGAAIGCKVGLPC; encoded by the exons ATGAAGGTGGTTAAATTTAATTTGCTTTTGTTCGTAGCTTTTGTTTCTTGGATATTTGTCATGGCGGCTGAATCGACACATTCAAA TCCGATTACGAAGGGCAATAGGCGAGGGCTGAGGAAGAAACACAATGGGCCATGCGAGGCTCATAACTCTATTGACAAGTGTTGGCGATGTGATCCCAATTGGGCACATAACCGGGAAAAGCTCGCCGACTGTGTTCAAGGGTTCGGTCATAACGCCACCGGCGGAAAAGGTGGCGAAGTTTACGTAGTCAATGACTCATCGGACACCGACTTGGTTAACCCTAAGGTAGGCACTCTCCGTCATGCCGTCCTCCAGCCTCAACCACTCTGGATAATCTTCAGGAGCACCATGACCATCAGGCTTTGCCAAGAGCTCATTTTCTCCAGCAACAAGACCATCGACGGCCGTGGTTCTCACGTCCACATCGCCGGAGGTGCCGGGTTCATGTTACAATTCGtgaaaaacatcatcattttCGACATCCATATGTATGATATTACACCAGGTGAAGGTGGTATCATCAGATCAAACTCTACTCATTTTGGACGTAGAGGAGCAAGCGACGGCGACGCCATTACCATATTTGGATCTTCCGACATATGGGTCGATCATTGCTCCTTCGCCGGAACATTCGATGGTCTTATTGACGTGGTTGCTCGTTCCACCGATATCACCATCTCAAATTGTCATTTTGTGAGACACGATAAGGCTTTGCTATTTGGTGCAAGCGATACTAACCCAGATGAGAATATGAGAGTGACAATCGCTTTCAACCACTTCGGAAAAGGACTTACACAGAGATTACCGGCGGTGAGGTGGGGATTTGTTCAGGTCGTCAACAACGACTACACACATTGGAAGAGCTACGCGATCGGAGGTGCAAAAGGGGCGACGATAATCAGCCAGGGCAACCGGTATGTGGCGGAAGACGGTGCAGCTAAGGAGGTGACGTACAGAAAGAAAGCTCCGAAGTCAGAATGGGAAAAGTGGACATGGAGATCGGAGGGGGATCTGATGGTTAATGGAGCATTCTTCGTGAATTCaggaaaccctaattgggctGCTCAATACAAGGGATACCCGTTAATGAAACCGGAGCCGGCTGAGAGAGTCCCCGAACTCACTAAATTTGCAGGTGCTGCCATTGGATGCAAAGTAGGATTACCATGCTAA